A window from Polyodon spathula isolate WHYD16114869_AA unplaced genomic scaffold, ASM1765450v1 scaffolds_2078, whole genome shotgun sequence encodes these proteins:
- the LOC121310398 gene encoding histone H2B 5-like, translated as MPEPKAAPAPKKGSKKAVAKSQPKGGKKRRKSRKESYAIYVYKVLKQVHPDTGISSKAMGIMNSFVNDIFERIAGESSRLAHYNKRSTITSREIQTAVRLLLPGELAKHAVSEGTKAVTKYTSSK; from the coding sequence ATGCCCGAACCGAAAGCTGCACCCGCGCCGAAGAAAGGCTCCAAGAAGGCTGTTGCCAAGAGCCAGCCTAAGGGAGGAAAGAAGCGCAGAAAGAGCAGGAAGGAGAGCTACGCGATCTACGTGTACAAAGTGCTGAAGCAGGTCCACCCCGACACCGGCATCTCTTCCAAAGCGATGGGCATCATGAACTCGTTCGTCAACGACATTTTCGAGCGCATCGCCGGCGAGTCGTCCCGCCTGGCTCACTACAACAAGCGCTCCACCATCACTTCCCGGGAGATCCAGACAGCCGTGCGCCTCCTGCTGCCCGGAGAGCTGGCCAAGCACGCCGTGTCTGAGGGCACCAAGGCTGTTACCAAGTACACCAGCTCCAAGTAA